Genomic segment of Methanobrevibacter woesei:
GAGAAGGTGACTTAGTAGCTAGTTTTGCATACCATCAAAAACAGATATCCTCATTTACATTGGGTTATTACGAGGGCTTAGAGTTACTAATTGACATTCCAAAGGCAGAAAAATCAATTAGCAACTTCCTTAATGAAGAAATAAAATTTAACTACCTGTATGAGTTAATTAAAGAAAATAATGGAATAGCCATCTTTAGATCAAATAAAGAAATAGACCACGTTATTAGCGAGCTATATAATGTTGATGAAAGGATAAAAATGAGCTATTTTAAATTAAAATGTGTCGAACTATTATTATTCCTTAAAATAACTAACTTAGAAAGAAATAAATCCATATCTAAAAATGGGTTTTCCTTAAAACATGTAAATACAATAAAGATGATAAAAGATGAATTAACAGAAAACTTGAATAAAGATTTAACATTAAATGAACTTTCAAAAAAATATAATATAAGTAAAACAACAATAAAAACATGCTTTAAAGCAATATATGGAAAACCTCTTTTTAAATGGAGAAAAGAGTATAGACTACAACATGCAGAAGAATTATTAAAAAATACTGATTTTAAAATTGCAGAAATAGCAAATAAGGTAGGATATAAAAATTCAAGTAAATTTACTGCAGCTTTTAAAGATTATTCAGGATTTACACCATCCGAATATAGAACCTTAAAAAAATATTGACTTTTTGGATTAATTT
This window contains:
- a CDS encoding helix-turn-helix domain-containing protein; its protein translation is MKDEIIKDMLDSYYFGEKVKLKKEDLKTTYELSLKTGHGTMTCYDIFEGISLIYNDFHAFDCEEFLCEKKVSNTLIEINHCNKGRFECELEPGMLNYLGEGDLVASFAYHQKQISSFTLGYYEGLELLIDIPKAEKSISNFLNEEIKFNYLYELIKENNGIAIFRSNKEIDHVISELYNVDERIKMSYFKLKCVELLLFLKITNLERNKSISKNGFSLKHVNTIKMIKDELTENLNKDLTLNELSKKYNISKTTIKTCFKAIYGKPLFKWRKEYRLQHAEELLKNTDFKIAEIANKVGYKNSSKFTAAFKDYSGFTPSEYRTLKKY